The Sesamum indicum cultivar Zhongzhi No. 13 linkage group LG6, S_indicum_v1.0, whole genome shotgun sequence genome has a segment encoding these proteins:
- the LOC105164650 gene encoding peptidyl-prolyl cis-trans isomerase CYP57, translating to MSTVYVLEPPTKGKVILTTSFGPLDIELWPKEAPKAVRNFVQLCLEGYYDNTVFHRVIKSFLVQGGDPTGTGEGGESIYGSAFPDEFHSRLRFKHRGLVACAGAGAANSNGSQFFITLDRCDWLDKKHTIFGKVTGDSIFNLLQLGEVETDKDDRPLDPLPKILSVEVLWNPFDDIVPRIIAAKSLPSSEKKEIKQKVTKKLNLLSFGEEAEEEEKELVASNTRIKSSHDVLNDPRLLKEGPETDLNSAEGRKAKDAQFIVREALSSKREQQKELGDTYSGSLEYSDEDEASFDARMRQQILRRRQELGDLPTKKELPYELVGSGKRTASPPRSSVDKHDERPKVDRLSLKKKGIGSEARAERMANADADLQLLGEAERERQLQKQKKRRRQGHEDEILAKLEKFKSTFSTKSEGSNGEHGGRKDDDLSDWMGVTLKFAPEPGKNHMSRSDDPNDYVVHDPLLEKGKEKFNKMQAKEKRRQREWAGKSLT from the exons ATGTCGACGGTGTATGTGTTGGAACCGCCGACGAAGGGGAAGGTGATACTGACAACGTCGTTCGGTCCACTGGACATCGAGCTGTGGCCGAAGGAGGCGCCCAAGGCTGTCCGCAACTTCGTGCAGCTGTGCCTCGAAGGCTATTATGATAATACTGTTTTCCATCGCGTCATTAAGTCGTTTCTAGTACAAGGAGGTGATCCCACCGGCACTGGAGAAG GTGGTGAGAGTATATACGGCAGTGCTTTTCCTGATGAGTTTCATTCTCGTCTAAGATTTAAGCACAGGGGTTTGGTTGCATGTGCTGGTGCTGGAGCAGCTAATTCAAATGGCAGCCAGTTCTTTATAACCTTGGATCGTTGTGACTGGCTTGACAAGAAGCATACAATATTTGGAAAA GTAACTGGAGATTCAATATTTAACCTCTTACAGTTAGGTGAAGTTGAGACAGATAAAGATGATAGGCCACTGGACCCGCTTCCTAAAATACTTTCAGTTGAG GTGTTATGGAATCCATTTGATGACATTGTCCCAAGGATAATCGCTGCGAAGTCTTTACCATCgtctgaaaagaaagaaataaagcaGAAGGTTACCAA AAAGTTGAACTTGCTTTCATTTGGAGAAGAAGCTGAAGAAGAGGAGAAGGAACTTGTGGCTTCCAATACTAGAATAAAAAGTAGTCATGATGTTTTGAACGATCCCCGCCTCCTGAAGGAAGGCCCTGAAACTGATTTG AACTCAGCTGAAGGTCGAAAGGCAAAGGACGCACAATTTATTGTGAGAGAAGCTCTAAGCTCAAAGAGAGAGCAACAGAAAGAATTAGGTGACACATATTCTGGATCTTTAGAGTATAGTGATGAAGATGAGGCTAGCTTTGATGCACGAATGCGCCAGCAGATACTAAGAAGAAGGCAGGAGCTTGGAGACCTACCAACTAAGAAAGAGTTGCCTTATG AGCTTGTAGGTTCAGGGAAACGTACAGCATCTCCACCAAG GTCCAGTGTCGACAAACATGATGAAAGGCCAAAAGTGGATAGATTGTCGctgaagaaaaaaggaataggTTCAGAAGCTAGGGCTGAACGCATGGCTAATGCAGATGCAGATTTACAGTTGCTTGGAGAAGCAGAACGGGAAAGACAGCTGCAGAAGCAGAAGAAACGTAGGCGTCAAGGACATGAAGATGAG ATTCTAGCAAAGCTTGAGAAATTTAAGTCGACCTTCTCAACGAAATCCGAAGGATCAAATGGTGAACATGGTGGTCGCAAGGATGATGATTTGTCAGATTGGATGGGAGTGACGCTAAAGTTTGCTCCTGAGCCTGGAAAG AATCATATGTCACGCAGTGACGACCCGAATGACTATGTAGTGCATGACCCTCTTTtggagaaaggaaaagaaaaattcaacaaaatgcAGGCTAAGGAAAAGCGAAGACAACGAGAATGGGCTGGGAAATCTCTTACTTGA